In Tessaracoccus sp. MC1865, the DNA window GGACCTGCCGGCCATCCTGCGGATCCCGTTGTCGGAGCCCATGTTCATCCTGGGCACGTTGTTCATCCTGATCGTGCTGTTCCTGCCCGGCGGCGTGTCCGGCACGCTCAACCGCCTCGCCGGCCGCCGACGCGGGAACGACCCGCGCGAGGCGCTGGAGGACATCGCGTGAACACCGACCACACGATCGACCGCTGGCTCACCGACAGCGCCCGTTCCTACCCGGACCGGGTGGCCGTCGACGACCGCGGCGTGGGCACCACCTACGCCGGTCTGGAGCGCCGCGTCGGGCGGTTGTCGGAGCGGCTCACCCGCGGGGGCTACCGCGCGGGCGACCGCATCGCCACCGTCACCGGCAGCAGCACCGATCACGTGGTCTGGTTCTTCGCCTGCGCCCGCCTGGGCATCGCGCTCGTCCCGCTGTCCTGGCGTTCGGCGCCGGCGGAACTGGCCCACGCCCTGAGGGTCGCCGATCCGATGCTGGTGGTGGTCGAGGACGCCTACGCCACCGTCGCGGGGGAAGGGCTGGCCCTGCTGCCGGAGCCCATCAACACCGCCAGGTTCGACACCTACGGCGTGCCGCCCCGCGCCCACCACACGCCTGCAGGGCCGCGCCGCGGGCCGCACAACGACGACCCCCTGCTGATCATCTTCACCTCCGGCAGCACCGGCCGCCCCAAGGCCGCCGTCCTCACCCACGACACGTGCTTCTGGACCAACCTGTCCTTCTCGCGCGTCGTGCCGTTGAACCGCGACGACGTGGTGCTCTCGGTGCTGCCCCAGCACCACGCCGGCGGGTGGAACGTGCAGCCGCTGCTGGCCTGGTCGGTGGGTGCCACCGTCGTGCTGGAGCGCACGTTCGACGCCCGCCGCATCCTGCAGCTCATCCCCGCGCGCGGCATCACCGCCATGATGGGCGTGCCCACGCACTACCGGCGGCTCAGCGAGGAGTACACCTTCGCCGAGACCGACCTCTCCACGTTGCGCACCGCAGTCGTGGGCGGCGCCCCCGCCTCCGCCGCCGTGCTGCGCACCTGGCACGCCCGCGGCGTGCGACTCACCCAGGGCTACGGGCTGACCGAGGCCGGACCCAACGTGCTGTGCCTCCCGCCCGAGGACGCCCTCGAGCGGGTGGGCTCGGCGGGCCGCCCGTACCCCCACGTGGAGGTGGCGCTGGCAGAGCCGGTCAACGGCGAGCCCGTCGTCGGGCCGGCCACCGGGGAGCTGCTGGTGCGGGGGCCGGGGCTGTTCGCCGGCTACCTCGGCGACCCCGTCGCCACCGACGACGCGCTGCGCGACGGCTGGCTGCACACCGGCGACCTCGCCACCCGCGACGAGGCCGGCTACTACTCCATCCTCGGCCGCACCGACGACGTGTACATCTCCGGCGGCGAGAACATCGCCCCCGTCGAGGTGGAGGAGGCGCTGCTGACGCATCCCGCGGTCGCCCAGGCCGCAGTCGTGGGCGTGCCGGACGACATCTGGGGCGAGGTCGGCCACGCCCACGTGGTCCTGCGCCCGGGCGCCACCGTCGACAGCGCCGAGCTGATCGCCCACGTGCGGGCGCAACTGGCCGCCTTCAAAGCCCCGGCGAGGATCACGTTCGCCGACGCCCTGCCCACCGCCGGCATCGACAAGGTCAGCCGCCGGGCACTGAGAGAAGAGAGTCGCCGATGACGACCATCACCCCCCGCACCGCCCGCGGTGAACGCACCAAGGCCAAGATCCTGGAGTCGGCGCGCACCGCGTTCGCCACCCATGGGTACCACGAGGCGTCGATCGTGAAGATCACCGAGGGCGCGGGCGTCGCCATGGGCACCTTCTACCTCTACTTCCCCGGCAAGGCTGAGCTCTACCACGAGGTGGTCGTCGACCTGAACCGTCAGCTGCGCAACGCCATGCGCCAGGGCAGCGACGGCGCCGCCAACCGGCTCGAGGCGGAGCGCGGCGGGTTCCGCGCCTACTTCGACTTCCTCGCCGAACACCCCGAGGTCTACCCCCTCATCCGCGAGGCCTGGTTCGTGGCCCCCGACGCGATGCGCACCCACTACACCCGCATCTTCGAGGGCTACGCCGAGGCGTTGGCCGATGCGGCAGGGCGGGCTGAGATCTCGGTGGCGAACCCGGAGGTGGCTGCGTGGGCGCTGATGGGCGTCGGCGAAGTGGTGGGCATGCGCTACCTCAGTTGGGACGCCGGCCACCCTGCCGCCAAGATCCCCGACGACGTGTTCGAGGCCGTCATGGACTTCGTCACCAACGCACTGCAACCTCGAGGAGGACACGCATGAGCACCCCACTGAGCGACCGGAAGGCGCTCGTCACCGGCGGCGCCAGCGGCATCGGGCTCGCCTGCGCACAGGCGTTGGCCGTCGACGGCGCGCGCGTCGTCGTCGCTGATCTCAACGAGGCCGCCGCACGCGCGACCGCCGAGGAACTGGGCGGCGAGGCCTGGGTCGTCGACCTGTCCGACACCGCCGCGCTCGAGGACCTGAGCCTCGACTGCGACATCCTGGTCAACTGCGC includes these proteins:
- a CDS encoding class I adenylate-forming enzyme family protein, producing MNTDHTIDRWLTDSARSYPDRVAVDDRGVGTTYAGLERRVGRLSERLTRGGYRAGDRIATVTGSSTDHVVWFFACARLGIALVPLSWRSAPAELAHALRVADPMLVVVEDAYATVAGEGLALLPEPINTARFDTYGVPPRAHHTPAGPRRGPHNDDPLLIIFTSGSTGRPKAAVLTHDTCFWTNLSFSRVVPLNRDDVVLSVLPQHHAGGWNVQPLLAWSVGATVVLERTFDARRILQLIPARGITAMMGVPTHYRRLSEEYTFAETDLSTLRTAVVGGAPASAAVLRTWHARGVRLTQGYGLTEAGPNVLCLPPEDALERVGSAGRPYPHVEVALAEPVNGEPVVGPATGELLVRGPGLFAGYLGDPVATDDALRDGWLHTGDLATRDEAGYYSILGRTDDVYISGGENIAPVEVEEALLTHPAVAQAAVVGVPDDIWGEVGHAHVVLRPGATVDSAELIAHVRAQLAAFKAPARITFADALPTAGIDKVSRRALREESRR
- a CDS encoding TetR/AcrR family transcriptional regulator; the protein is MTTITPRTARGERTKAKILESARTAFATHGYHEASIVKITEGAGVAMGTFYLYFPGKAELYHEVVVDLNRQLRNAMRQGSDGAANRLEAERGGFRAYFDFLAEHPEVYPLIREAWFVAPDAMRTHYTRIFEGYAEALADAAGRAEISVANPEVAAWALMGVGEVVGMRYLSWDAGHPAAKIPDDVFEAVMDFVTNALQPRGGHA